The following is a genomic window from Citrifermentans bemidjiense Bem.
ACTCCGCCTTTTCCTGCGGCGACATCTTATCCACGAAATAGCGGATCGTGTAACCCCCGACGAGCTTGTTTCCATTCAGGTATCTCCAGTCGCTAATCTCATCGACCTTTACTGTCACCGCATCGCCTAGTTTTACCTCACTGGTTTCCTCTGCAATATTGGCAATCACACCTGAGATAACGCCATTTCTCTCCGCTGCTACTTCAATCCACATGTGTTCGTTGTTCTTGGAAGGGGTCGGATAAGGTTTCTTGACATAAAAGTCTTTCGTGCCCGGTTGCTGCTCATGGAACGCGCGGACGAAATCTGCGGAGGATTCCTTGGCCTTGGTAATTGCCGCACTCATGGCTTGATCTTCCGTCTGCACCTGTTTGAAGTTGTCAGCTTCTTTATCAGCGCTGCGACTACATCCTGTTCCCATGAACATGGCAATTCCGACAACTAGCAGCAGCACTCTTTTCA
Proteins encoded in this region:
- a CDS encoding DUF2314 domain-containing protein, producing the protein MKRVLLLVVGIAMFMGTGCSRSADKEADNFKQVQTEDQAMSAAITKAKESSADFVRAFHEQQPGTKDFYVKKPYPTPSKNNEHMWIEVAAERNGVISGVIANIAEETSEVKLGDAVTVKVDEISDWRYLNGNKLVGGYTIRYFVDKMSPQEKAEFLKKAGFKI